One genomic region from Arthrobacter sp. FB24 encodes:
- a CDS encoding rhamnogalacturonan lyase encodes MAYPAKCSLPQKTGRFRKTAPVAAAATLAAALAFTGVPLAQADPTQADPTQASPGQADRLPGQSGKSALKRQVENLDRAPVAVLTDQGVTLSWRMLGLDRDSIGFHVIRDGVQLTVDPIRNATMYVDPEGTASSTYVIKAVGNGDGQNQLTGEFTPMAQNYLAIKLDKPADGVTKDGKPYTYSANDASVADLDGDGKYEIIQTWAPSNAKDNSQSGYTGNVYVDAYKMDGTKLWRIDLGHNIRAGAHYTQLLAYDFDGDGKAELSMKTADGTTDGAGTVIGDPSADYRNTAGYVLSGPEFLTVFNGASGTVMDTVNYDPPRGSVAAWGDGYGNRVDRFLGAVAYLDGEHPSMMFSRGYYTRTVLVTYDLVNGKLVQRWKFDSDVAGAEYKGQGNHNLSVADVDQDGKDEFVFGSMTIDDNGQPLYNTKLGHGDAIHTGDLDPSRPGLETFAVHESMSQSGNRGATFRDTATGEVLWSIPAIKDTGRGAAGDIDPRYAGAEGWAVGGSAAWNSPVGQLMSAKGELIAENIPAANFLAWWDGDLLREIVDHDYDAATSVGVPTISKWNWETETSDRLLTATGARSNNTTKGNPSLQADLLGDWREELAFPSSDSTELRIYTTTSPTEVRLRTLMHDPMYRTGVARENVAYNQPPHPSFFIGAGMKTPAMPSVTYVGAGR; translated from the coding sequence TTGGCATACCCCGCGAAATGTTCCCTTCCCCAAAAGACCGGCCGGTTCCGAAAAACGGCGCCAGTGGCCGCCGCGGCAACCCTGGCGGCCGCCCTCGCATTCACCGGCGTCCCGCTGGCGCAGGCTGATCCAACGCAGGCTGATCCAACCCAGGCGAGCCCCGGCCAGGCGGACCGGCTGCCGGGCCAGTCAGGCAAGTCCGCACTCAAACGCCAGGTGGAAAACCTGGACCGTGCGCCCGTGGCGGTTCTCACGGACCAGGGCGTCACGCTCAGCTGGCGGATGCTGGGCCTGGACCGGGACAGCATCGGTTTCCATGTGATCCGCGACGGCGTGCAGCTTACGGTTGACCCCATCCGGAACGCCACCATGTACGTCGACCCGGAGGGGACTGCGTCCTCCACGTACGTCATCAAGGCAGTGGGCAACGGTGACGGGCAGAACCAGCTCACCGGGGAATTCACTCCGATGGCGCAGAACTACCTGGCCATCAAGCTGGACAAGCCCGCCGACGGCGTCACCAAGGACGGCAAGCCCTATACCTACTCCGCCAACGACGCCAGCGTGGCCGACCTGGACGGCGACGGCAAGTACGAGATCATCCAGACGTGGGCGCCGTCCAACGCCAAGGACAACTCTCAGTCCGGCTATACCGGCAACGTCTACGTGGACGCCTACAAGATGGATGGCACCAAGCTGTGGCGCATCGATCTGGGCCACAACATCCGGGCGGGCGCGCACTACACCCAGCTGCTCGCCTACGACTTTGACGGCGACGGCAAGGCCGAGCTGTCGATGAAGACCGCGGACGGCACCACGGACGGTGCCGGTACCGTGATCGGCGACCCGTCCGCGGACTACCGCAACACCGCCGGGTATGTCCTTTCCGGTCCTGAATTCCTGACAGTGTTCAACGGCGCCAGCGGCACCGTCATGGACACCGTCAATTACGACCCGCCGCGCGGCTCCGTGGCCGCATGGGGCGATGGCTACGGCAACCGCGTGGACCGTTTCCTCGGCGCGGTGGCGTACCTGGACGGCGAGCACCCGTCCATGATGTTCAGCCGCGGCTACTACACCCGGACCGTCCTGGTTACCTATGACCTTGTCAACGGCAAGCTGGTGCAGCGCTGGAAGTTCGATTCCGACGTCGCCGGCGCCGAATACAAGGGCCAGGGAAACCACAACCTGTCGGTGGCTGACGTGGACCAGGACGGCAAGGACGAGTTCGTCTTTGGCTCCATGACCATTGATGACAACGGCCAGCCGCTGTACAACACCAAGCTGGGCCACGGCGACGCCATCCACACGGGTGACCTGGACCCGTCGCGGCCTGGCTTGGAGACCTTCGCCGTGCACGAAAGCATGAGCCAGAGCGGGAACCGGGGTGCCACCTTCCGCGACACCGCCACGGGTGAAGTCCTCTGGAGCATTCCGGCCATCAAGGACACCGGACGCGGAGCCGCGGGGGATATTGACCCCCGCTATGCCGGCGCTGAAGGCTGGGCCGTCGGTGGCAGTGCCGCCTGGAACTCGCCGGTGGGGCAGTTGATGTCCGCGAAGGGTGAACTGATTGCGGAGAACATCCCGGCCGCGAACTTCCTGGCCTGGTGGGACGGCGACCTGTTGCGCGAAATCGTGGACCACGACTATGACGCCGCCACGTCCGTCGGCGTGCCCACCATCTCCAAGTGGAACTGGGAGACCGAGACGAGCGACCGGCTCCTGACCGCCACGGGAGCCCGGAGCAACAACACCACCAAGGGCAACCCGTCCCTGCAGGCTGACCTGCTGGGGGACTGGCGCGAGGAGCTGGCTTTCCCGTCCAGCGACAGCACCGAGCTGCGGATCTACACCACCACATCGCCCACCGAGGTGCGGCTCCGCACCCTGATGCACGATCCGATGTACCGCACCGGTGTGGCGCGGGAAAACGTGGCTTACAACCAGCCCCCGCACCCGAGCTTCTTCATTGGGGCGGGAATGAAAACACCGGCGATGCCGTCAGTCACGTACGTCGGCGCGGGCAGGTAG
- a CDS encoding CsbD family protein: protein MGLGDRIHNAAERLHGKGKKAAGEASGNRRMRAEGRGQAIKADLKQAGEKFRHAFKRH from the coding sequence ATGGGTTTGGGTGACAGGATCCACAACGCCGCGGAGCGACTTCACGGCAAGGGAAAGAAAGCCGCCGGCGAGGCCAGCGGCAACCGCCGGATGAGGGCCGAAGGCAGGGGTCAGGCAATCAAGGCCGATCTCAAGCAGGCCGGCGAAAAATTCAGGCACGCCTTCAAGCGGCACTAG